The following are encoded together in the Phocoena sinus isolate mPhoSin1 chromosome 11, mPhoSin1.pri, whole genome shotgun sequence genome:
- the LOC116762409 gene encoding histone H2A type 1-B, protein MSGRGKQGGKARAKAKTRSSRAGLQFPVGRVHRLLRKGNYSERVGAGAPVYLAAVLEYLTAEILELAGNAARDNKKTRIIPRHLQLAIRNDEELNKLLGRVTIAQGGVLPNIQAVLLPKKTESHHKAKGK, encoded by the coding sequence ATGTCTGGGCGCGGGAAGCAAGGAGGCAAAGCTCGCGCCAAGGCTAAGACCCGCTCATCGCGAGCCGGGCTCCAGTTCCCCGTGGGCCGAGTGCACCGTCTGCTCCGAAAGGGCAACTACTCCGAGCGGGTCGGTGCCGGGGCCCCCGTGTACCTGGCGGCGGTGCTGGAGTACCTGACGGCTGAGATCCTGGAGCTGGCGGGCAACGCGGCCCGCGACAACAAGAAGACGCGTATCATCCCGCGCCACCTGCAGCTGGCCATCCGCAACGACGAGGAGCTCAACAAGCTCCTGGGTCGCGTGACCATCGCTCAGGGTGGCGTCCTGCCCAACATCCAGGCTGTGCTGCTGCCTAAGAAGACCGAGAGCCACCACAAGGCCAAGGGCAAGTGA
- the LOC116762425 gene encoding histone H2B type 1-C/E/F/G/I-like: protein MPEPAKSALAPKKGSKKAVTKAQKKDGKKRKRSRKESYSVYVYKVLKQVHPDTGISSKAMGIMNSFVNDIFERIAGEASRLAHYNKRSTITSREIQTAVRLLLPGELAKHAVSEGTKAVTKYTSSK, encoded by the coding sequence ATGCCTGAACCAGCTAAGTCTGCTCTTGCCCCGAAGAAGGGTTCCAAGAAGGCGGTGACCAAAGCCCAGAAGAAAGATGGTAAAAAGCGCAAGCGCAGCCGCAAGGAGAGCTATTCCGTGTATGTGTACAAGGTGCTGAAGCAGGTCCACCCGGACACCGGCATCTCGTCCAAGGCTATGGGCATCATGAATTCGTTTGTCAATGACATCTTCGAGCGCATTGCGGGCGAGGCGTCGCGCCTGGCGCATTATAACAAGCGCTCAACCATCACGTCCAGGGAGATCCAGACGGCCGTGCGCCTGCTGCTGCCCGGGGAGCTGGCCAAGCACGCCGTGTCCGAGGGCACCAAGGCTGTCACCAAGTACACCAGCTCCAAGTAA
- the LOC116762423 gene encoding histone H2B type 1-C/E/F/G/I-like, which produces MPEPAKSVPAPKKGSKKAVTKAQKKDGKKRKRSRKESYSVYVYKVLKQVHPDTGISSKAMGIMNSFVNDIFERIAGEASRLAHYNKRSTITSREIQTAVRLLLPGELAKHAVSEGTKAVTKYTSSK; this is translated from the coding sequence ATGCCTGAGCCGGCCAAGTCCGTTCCCGCCCCGAAGAAGGGCTCCAAGAAAGCGGTGACCAAAGCCCAGAAGAAAGATGGCAAGAAGCGCAAGCGCAGCCGCAAGGAGAGCTATTCTGTGTACGTGTACAAGGTCCTAAAGCAGGTCCACCCGGACACCGGCATCTCGTCCAAGGCCATGGGCATCATGAACTCCTTCGTCAATGACATCTTCGAGCGCATCGCGGGCGAGGCGTCGCGCCTGGCACATTACAACAAGCGCTCGACCATCACGTCCAGGGAGATCCAGACCGCCGTGCGCCTGCTGCTGCCCGGGGAGCTGGCCAAGCATGCCGTGTCCGAGGGCACCAAGGCTGTCACCAAGTACACCAGCTCCAAGTGA
- the LOC116762389 gene encoding histone H2A type 1-H-like: MSGRGKQGGKARAKAKTRSSRAGLQFPVGRVHRLLRKGNYAERVGAGAPVYLAAVLEYLTAEILELAGNAARDNKKTRIIPRHLQLAIRNDEELNKLLGKVTIAQGGVLPNIQAVLLPKKTESHHKAKGTASLLPDHPLVGVRRPVSPQLWGLSVPSEVTASQAPHRPPTPWSPSRQGRFVRGAGRPLLRVEETRADSAPLTYRCPTGTWPNSRTQ; this comes from the exons ATGTCGGGACGCGGAAAACAAGGTGGGAAGGCTCGTGCCAAGGCTAAGACCCGTTCTTCTCGGGCTGGGCTCCAGTTTCCTGTGGGCCGAGTGCACCGCCTGCTCCGTAAAGGCAACTACGCCGAGCGTGTCGGGGCCGGCGCGCCGGTGTACCTGGCGGCGGTGCTGGAGTACCTGACGGCCGAGATCTTGGAGCTGGCGGGCAACGCGGCGCGCGACAACAAGAAGACGCGTATCATTCCGCGTCATCTGCAGCTGGCCATCCGCAACGACGAGGAGCTCAACAAGCTGCTGGGCAAAGTCACAATCGCTCAGGGCGGCGTCCTGCCCAACATCCAGGCCGTGCTGCTGCCTAAGAAGACTGAGAGCCACCACAAGGCCAAGG GGACAGCGTCCCTCCTTCCTGACCACCCCCTCGTTGGAGTGCGGAGGCCAGTGAGCCCCCAGCTCTGGGGGCTCAGCGTCCCCTCGGAAGTGACTGCGAGTCAAGCTCCCCACAGACCCCCGACCCCCTGGTCTCCCTCCCGCCAGGGCCGCTTCGTGCGCGGTGCCGGTCGACCCCTCCTCAGGGTGGAGGAGACCCGGGCCGACTCCGCTCCACTGACCTACCGCTGCCCGACTGGGACGTGGCCGAACAGCCGGACACAATGA
- the LOC116762392 gene encoding histone H1.4-like: MSETVSAAPPVTSAEKTPVKKKARKSAGAVKRKASRPPVSELIIKAVSDSKERSGVSLAALKKALAAGGYDVEKNNSRIKLGLKSLVSKGTLVQTKGTGASGSFKLNKESATGEAKPKAEKASATNPKKATGAKKPKKATGAASPKKTAKKTPKAKKPLAGTGAKKVVKSPKKVKTAKPKIAKSPAKARIHKHKVAKLKAVKPKKAAPKKK; the protein is encoded by the coding sequence ATGTCTGAAACCGTATCTGCTGCGCCTCCTGTTACTTCTGCGGAAAAGACGCCTGTGAAGAAGAAGGCTCGCAAGTCTGCTGGTGCCGTGAAGCGGAAGGCGTCCAGGCCCCCAGTATCCGAGCTCATCATCAAGGCTGTCAGCGATTCCAAGGAGCGCAGCGGCGTGTCCCTGGCTGCGCTCAAGAAGGCGCTGGCAGCTGGCGGCTACGACGTGGAGAAGAACAACAGTCGGATCAAGCTGGGTCTCAAGAGCCTGGTGAGTAAGGGCACCCTGGTGCAGACCAAGGGCACTGGCGCCTCGGGCTCTTTCAAGCTCAACAAGGAGTCGGCCACCGGGGAAGCCAAGCCCAAAGCCGAGAAAGCGAGCGCGACCAACCCCAAGAAGGCTACTGGGGCAAAGAAGCCCAAGAAGGCCACAGGCGCTGCCAGTCCGAAAAAAACCGCTAAGAAGACCCCGAAGGCAAAGAAACCATTAGCAGGCACCGGGGCCAAGAAAGTGGTCAAGAGCCCGAAAAAGGTGAAGACAGCCAAACCGAAGATAGCCAAGAGTCCAGCCAAGGCCAGAATTCATAAGCACAAGGTAGCCAAGCTTAAAGCGGTCAAGCCAAAAAAGGCGGCCCCcaaaaagaagtaa
- the LOC116762433 gene encoding histone H4, with translation MSGRGKGGKGLGKGGAKRHRKVLRDNIQGITKPAIRRLARRGGVKRISGLIYEETRGVLKVFLENVIRDAVTYTEHAKRKTVTAMDVVYALKRQGRTLYGFGG, from the coding sequence ATGTCTGGGCGCGGTAAAGGTGgaaaggggctggggaagggtggCGCCAAGCGCCACCGCAAAGTTCTGCGAGATAATATCCAGGGCATCACTAAGCCTGCTATCCGTCGCTTAGCCCGACGCGGTGGCGTCAAGCGTATCTCTGGTCTTATCTACGAGGAGACCCGTGGGGTGTTGAAAGTGTTTCTGGAGAACGTGATCCGGGACGCTGTAACCTACACCGAGCACGCCAAGCGCAAGACTGTCACCGCCATGGACGTGGTCTACGCGCTCAAGCGGCAGGGCCGCACTCTTTATGGCTTTGGTGGCTGA
- the LOC116762417 gene encoding histone H2B type 1-M, whose protein sequence is MPEPTKSAPAPKKGSKKAVTKAQKKDGKKRKRSRKESYSVYVYKVLKQVHPDTGISSKAMGIMNSFVNDIFERIAGEASRLAHYNKRSTITSREIQTAVRLLLPGELAKHAVSEGTKAVTKYTSSK, encoded by the coding sequence ATGCCTGAACCCACCAAGTCCGCTCCGGCCCCGAAGAAGGGCTCCAAGAAGGCGGTGACCAAGGCGCAGAAGAAGGATGGCAAGAAGCGCAAGCGCAGTCGCAAGGAGAGTTACTCCGTGTACGTGTATAAGGTGCTGAAGCAGGTCCACCCGGACACCGGCATCTCGTCCAAGGCTATGGGCATCATGAACTCGTTCGTCAACGACATCTTCGAGCGCATTGCGGGCGAGGCGTCGCGCCTGGCGCATTATAACAAGCGCTCGACCATCACTTCCAGAGAGATCCAGACGGCCGTGCGCCTGCTGCTGCCCGGGGAGCTGGCCAAGCACGCCGTGTCTGAGGGCACCAAGGCTGTCACCAAGTACACCAGCTCCAAGTAA
- the H1-4 gene encoding histone H1.4, whose translation MSETAPAAPAAPAPAEKTPVKKKARKAAGAAKRKASGPPVSELITKAVAASKERSGVSLAALKKALAAAGYDVEKNNSRIKLGLKSLVSKGTLVQTKGTGASGSFKLNRKAATGEAKPKAKKAGAAKPKKPAGGAKKPKKATGAATPKKSAKKTPKKAKKPVAAAGAKKAKSPKKAKAAKPKKAPKSPAKAKAVKPKAAKPKTAKPKAAKPKKAAAKKK comes from the coding sequence ATGTCCGAGACTGCGCCCGCCGCGCCTGCTGCACCGGCCCCTGCAGAGAAGACGCCGGTGAAAAAGAAGGCCCGTAAGGCTGCAGGTGCCGCAAAGCGCAAAGCGTCTGGGCCCCCGGTGTCCGAGCTCATCACCAAGGCTGTCGCCGCCTCCAAGGAGCGCAGCGGCGTGTCTCTGGCTGCGCTCAAGAAGGCGCTGGCGGCCGCGGGCTACGATGTAGAAAAGAATAACAGTCGGATCAAGCTGGGTCTCAAGAGCTTGGTGAGCAAGGGCACTCTGGTACAGACCAAGGGCACCGGTGCCTCGGGTTCTTTCAAGCTGAACAGGAAGGCGGCCACCGGGGAGGCTAAGCCCAAAGCCAAGAAGGCGGGCGCGGCCAAGCCCAAGAAGCCCGCAGGAGGGGCTAAGAAGCCCAAGAAGGCGACGGGGGCGGCCACCCCCAAGAAGAGCGCCAAGAAGACCCCAAAGAAGGCGAAGAAGCCTGTCGCGGCTGCAGGAGCCAAAAAAGCAAAGAGTCCGAAAAAAGCGAAAGCAGCCAAGCCGAAGAAGGCGCCCAAGAGCCCAGCGAAAGCTAAGGCGGTGAAGCCCAAGGCGGCTAAACCAAAGACCGCCAAACCTAAGGCAGCCAAGCCAAAGAAGGCGGCAGCcaagaagaaatag